A window from Pseudanabaena sp. BC1403 encodes these proteins:
- a CDS encoding pentapeptide repeat-containing protein, whose amino-acid sequence MKSTAFTHSVTAIASAFVASFMTMGIASSVQAQNAGHLQELLAHRTCQRCELSGIAANGVNLRESFLDVADLRKSSLSGATLAFSTMYYADFRGADLSNSDLRNTFLIHSDLIQVNLSGANARNSRWKYADLTEANLQNSNLIDIELVYAKLNGANLANASLRNASLYGADLTGANLKGADLYRADLTNANVTNVDLSQANLCRATMPDGKVSMQGCMQF is encoded by the coding sequence ATGAAGTCAACAGCCTTTACTCACTCCGTGACTGCGATCGCTAGCGCCTTTGTGGCTAGCTTTATGACAATGGGCATAGCCTCAAGCGTCCAAGCGCAAAATGCTGGACATCTCCAAGAACTTTTGGCTCATCGTACTTGTCAGCGATGCGAGCTAAGTGGCATTGCTGCCAATGGGGTCAATTTACGTGAATCATTCCTTGATGTTGCCGATCTGCGCAAAAGCTCTCTCTCTGGGGCAACTTTGGCTTTTAGCACCATGTATTATGCTGATTTTCGTGGCGCAGATCTCAGCAACTCCGATCTGCGAAATACTTTCTTGATTCATAGCGATTTGATTCAAGTAAATTTGTCTGGGGCAAATGCTCGTAATAGTCGCTGGAAATATGCTGATTTAACCGAAGCGAATTTGCAAAACTCTAACTTGATTGATATCGAGTTGGTTTATGCCAAGCTCAACGGCGCTAATCTAGCTAATGCCTCTTTGCGCAACGCAAGCTTATATGGTGCAGATTTGACTGGCGCAAATCTCAAGGGTGCGGATTTGTATCGTGCTGACCTCACCAATGCCAATGTAACCAATGTAGATCTAAGTCAAGCTAATCTTTGCCGTGCAACCATGCCCGACGGCAAAGTTTCGATGCAAGGCTGTATGCAGTTTTAA
- the gcvH gene encoding glycine cleavage system protein GcvH codes for MFEYPDDLKYTNSHEYIRLEDDTATVGITAFAIDQLGDIVFLDLPEVGTRVEKGQTFGTIESVKAVEDIYSPVTGTVMESNTSLVDDPEIIGNDPYGASWLLKVNIEDAGELAGTMSASEYRSKVEGS; via the coding sequence ATGTTTGAATATCCTGATGACTTGAAATACACTAACTCCCACGAATATATTCGGCTGGAAGATGACACCGCCACAGTAGGAATTACGGCTTTTGCGATCGATCAACTCGGTGATATTGTGTTTCTCGATCTTCCTGAAGTGGGGACAAGGGTAGAAAAAGGTCAAACCTTCGGCACAATTGAGTCGGTCAAAGCGGTAGAAGATATCTATTCACCCGTAACTGGTACAGTAATGGAATCTAATACATCTCTAGTCGATGACCCTGAAATCATTGGTAATGATCCTTATGGCGCATCATGGTTGCTCAAAGTAAATATCGAAGATGCAGGCGAACTAGCTGGCACTATGTCGGCTAGTGAATATCGCAGTAAGGTAGAAGGAAGCTAG
- a CDS encoding TerC family protein has protein sequence MFEQFLETNGLSFRPEVIPILGVLILLEAILSADNAIALAAIVRSLPDPKQEEWALRYGLIGAFVLRVVLIFTATWVIKYWQFELAGSVYLLWLSGKFFLEKSQAGHDAQHPVRMADKLWQVVALVSLTDLAFSLDSVTAAVAVAQETWLVLIGGVAGIITLRFLAGLFIKWLAEFTHLESAGYLIVLLVGLRLFIKVFSDSLVPPEWLMLTCIGLVFIWGFSKREPVDEIEAIAEQTK, from the coding sequence ATGTTCGAGCAGTTTCTAGAGACAAATGGTTTGTCATTTCGCCCCGAAGTCATTCCAATTTTGGGAGTACTAATTCTGCTAGAGGCAATTCTGTCTGCGGATAATGCGATCGCCCTTGCTGCGATCGTGCGTAGTTTACCAGACCCTAAGCAAGAAGAATGGGCGCTACGTTACGGCTTAATTGGGGCATTTGTATTGCGGGTGGTATTGATCTTTACGGCAACATGGGTAATTAAATATTGGCAATTTGAACTAGCTGGCTCGGTATATCTGCTGTGGCTATCAGGAAAATTTTTCTTGGAAAAGTCCCAAGCAGGTCATGATGCACAGCATCCAGTGCGGATGGCAGATAAATTATGGCAAGTTGTCGCTCTGGTCTCATTAACAGACTTGGCTTTTTCCCTTGATAGTGTGACCGCAGCAGTGGCAGTCGCTCAAGAGACTTGGCTAGTGCTGATTGGTGGTGTCGCGGGAATTATCACATTACGCTTTCTAGCAGGACTATTTATCAAGTGGTTAGCAGAATTTACACACCTTGAATCGGCAGGCTATTTGATCGTGTTACTTGTAGGTTTACGTCTATTTATCAAAGTATTTTCTGATAGCTTAGTTCCTCCCGAGTGGTTGATGCTGACTTGCATCGGACTAGTTTTTATCTGGGGATTTTCTAAACGTGAGCCAGTCGATGAAATTGAGGCGATCGCAGAGCAAACCAAATAA
- a CDS encoding TMEM165/GDT1 family protein, whose protein sequence is MLQAFTASLLLITISELGDKTFFIAVILSMRYNHRIVFSSVLAALALMTVLSVLLGQAVSLLPKVYTHYGAIALFLIFGVKLIVDAVRMSPNSTEEVVKEAEETVAGQTPQTSIPVFGKILARYPQIGVWVQAFVMTFLAEWGDRTQISTIALAAANDPIFVTLGAILGHGICTVIAVIGGRLVAGRISERVITGIGGVLFLVFGVTAFFQA, encoded by the coding sequence TTGCTGCAAGCTTTTACAGCCAGTTTATTGCTAATTACGATTTCGGAATTAGGGGATAAAACTTTTTTTATCGCTGTGATTTTATCGATGCGCTACAACCACCGCATCGTGTTTTCGTCAGTGCTAGCTGCACTGGCTTTGATGACAGTATTATCGGTTCTGCTAGGACAAGCTGTCTCGCTATTACCAAAGGTTTATACTCACTATGGAGCGATCGCCTTATTTTTGATTTTCGGTGTCAAGCTAATTGTCGATGCAGTACGAATGTCTCCTAATTCAACTGAGGAAGTCGTAAAGGAAGCCGAGGAAACTGTTGCAGGACAAACCCCACAAACTTCTATTCCCGTTTTTGGCAAGATTTTAGCGCGTTATCCACAAATCGGCGTTTGGGTACAGGCTTTTGTGATGACTTTCTTGGCAGAATGGGGCGATCGCACGCAAATTAGTACGATCGCGTTAGCGGCGGCAAATGATCCGATTTTTGTAACCCTTGGGGCAATTTTGGGACATGGAATCTGCACAGTGATCGCCGTGATTGGCGGTCGTTTAGTGGCGGGGAGGATCTCTGAACGGGTAATTACAGGAATTGGCGGCGTTCTGTTTCTAGTTTTTGGGGTAACTGCTTTCTTTCAAGCTTAA
- a CDS encoding ATP-binding protein: protein MTNANLPRRESLVNRLIFGLTTSISLLATATLILLLHIQQGTPELESFTTWLAIVILSTGLGSGLFVALSIVRSIQPPLTELAETAEEITTGNLSARSQLNRADEIGEFAKVFNRMAAHLESKTATLEARDIQFALQSLDRVLVNTTDQYKLIKASLEEICKLTGAQLGSIYLWEMPTSRPDGCLILAAEWGYKTSQALTEITLGEGIVGQAGQLQEAIIWEGDRLKGQTLVYRTPVGDLLPQSLSAYPLMLRSSLVGVLFLGSLTPLSDRGCNILQSIGRRLATAISNAQSIETIARQREELTTVFEQLADGVLLSDPAGRILKINSAGRKILSFNAVNAGVAASPVIAKSMEEIVKQFDIRHQDGEPVDLANLVVFRAMSTGEVVEDQVVLRPPEGNEIILSTKAAPLVGTESELIGSVMILRDVTEQRYRDKVLQETNKIMIEQQKRMSILQRLTNLINQQLQDLDVLLESVVEATCDAIMWADICVIALYNPKENRLTLSAAKGLPENFPLQESFALEAQNLIAQVFKEGIPIEIKAGESHLIEDLPVKSALCVPIESSRSGRLGVLAIGHVQLERASSREDLNLLASFGVQAAIAIGNAQLINQIEAQNAQLLEATQLKSQFLANMSHELRTPMNAIIGFSQVLLRQRLDTLSSSQVDMVERILRNGKNLLDLINDILDLSKIEAGKMEAHPEIFNLDELIHHTCESLQPLATIKSLNFIFENHIGTCAIYHDSIRIKQVITNLVSNAIKFTDDGEVCVELTYAKIPNTGIEMSASEITTDSINPSSEEVQISPFATSNILISVRDTGIGIEPEFQRTIFEQFRQVDQSSTRKHGGTGLGLAITEQLVLLMGGTISVESVVNQGSTFTVELPPRLKDIEIT from the coding sequence ATGACTAATGCCAACCTGCCCCGCCGTGAAAGTTTAGTCAATCGCTTGATTTTTGGGCTGACCACTAGTATTTCACTACTAGCCACAGCCACATTGATCTTGTTGCTGCATATCCAACAAGGCACACCTGAACTAGAATCCTTTACTACATGGCTAGCGATCGTGATTCTATCAACGGGATTGGGTTCTGGGCTATTTGTCGCTCTCTCGATTGTGCGGAGCATACAGCCGCCACTGACAGAGCTAGCTGAAACTGCCGAAGAAATAACTACTGGCAATTTGTCAGCGCGATCGCAATTAAATCGAGCTGATGAAATTGGGGAATTTGCCAAGGTATTTAATCGTATGGCGGCGCATCTCGAAAGCAAAACCGCCACCTTAGAAGCCCGTGATATTCAGTTTGCGCTACAGTCCCTCGATCGCGTTTTAGTCAACACTACCGATCAATACAAATTAATCAAGGCAAGTTTAGAAGAAATTTGTAAACTTACGGGCGCACAACTCGGTAGCATTTACCTTTGGGAAATGCCAACCTCACGTCCTGACGGATGTCTAATATTAGCTGCCGAATGGGGCTATAAAACTAGTCAAGCATTAACGGAAATCACCCTTGGCGAAGGCATTGTTGGTCAAGCTGGACAACTACAAGAAGCGATTATTTGGGAAGGCGATCGCCTCAAAGGACAAACTCTGGTTTATCGGACTCCTGTGGGAGATTTATTACCTCAAAGCCTCTCGGCTTACCCTCTGATGCTCAGAAGCAGTCTTGTGGGAGTGCTGTTTTTGGGAAGTCTTACCCCGCTTTCAGATCGTGGGTGCAATATTCTTCAATCCATTGGTCGTCGCCTTGCTACAGCAATTAGCAATGCCCAGAGTATTGAAACGATCGCGCGTCAGCGTGAGGAACTAACTACTGTTTTTGAGCAGCTTGCCGATGGCGTATTACTAAGCGATCCAGCAGGACGGATTCTCAAAATCAATTCCGCAGGGCGTAAAATCCTCAGCTTTAATGCCGTAAATGCAGGTGTAGCCGCATCACCAGTAATTGCGAAATCCATGGAAGAGATTGTTAAACAGTTTGACATCAGACATCAGGATGGCGAACCTGTGGACTTAGCCAATCTGGTGGTTTTTCGCGCCATGTCCACAGGGGAAGTTGTGGAAGATCAAGTGGTTTTACGTCCGCCTGAGGGCAATGAAATCATTCTCAGTACTAAAGCTGCACCGTTGGTTGGTACTGAATCAGAACTGATTGGCAGTGTGATGATTTTACGAGATGTCACGGAGCAGCGTTATCGCGATAAGGTGCTGCAAGAGACAAATAAAATCATGATCGAGCAGCAAAAGCGAATGAGTATTTTGCAACGTCTCACTAACTTAATTAACCAGCAGTTGCAAGATCTTGATGTTCTCTTGGAGTCAGTGGTGGAGGCAACTTGTGATGCGATTATGTGGGCAGATATATGTGTGATTGCTCTCTACAATCCTAAAGAGAATCGACTAACGCTATCAGCCGCAAAAGGCTTGCCAGAGAATTTCCCACTGCAAGAATCCTTTGCTTTGGAGGCTCAAAATCTGATTGCACAGGTATTTAAAGAAGGAATTCCCATCGAGATTAAGGCAGGGGAATCACATCTCATTGAGGATCTACCAGTTAAGAGTGCTTTGTGTGTGCCCATTGAGTCTAGTCGTTCTGGACGCTTGGGAGTATTAGCGATCGGGCATGTCCAGTTAGAGCGAGCCAGTTCCCGTGAAGATTTGAATCTATTGGCTTCTTTTGGAGTGCAAGCTGCGATCGCGATCGGCAATGCTCAATTAATTAACCAAATCGAAGCTCAAAATGCTCAATTATTGGAAGCAACCCAGCTTAAGAGTCAGTTCTTGGCGAATATGAGTCATGAACTACGCACACCGATGAACGCGATTATTGGGTTTTCTCAAGTGCTATTGCGTCAACGCCTTGACACGCTCTCATCAAGCCAAGTTGACATGGTGGAGAGAATCCTACGCAATGGCAAAAATCTACTGGATTTGATTAACGATATTCTCGACCTGTCAAAAATTGAAGCAGGTAAGATGGAAGCTCATCCAGAAATTTTTAACCTTGACGAATTAATTCACCATACCTGTGAAAGCCTACAACCACTAGCCACCATCAAATCTCTCAATTTTATATTTGAAAATCATATTGGTACTTGTGCGATCTATCATGACTCGATTCGGATAAAGCAGGTGATTACCAACTTAGTTTCTAATGCGATTAAATTCACGGATGATGGCGAAGTTTGTGTGGAGCTAACATATGCGAAAATACCAAATACAGGTATAGAAATGTCTGCATCTGAGATAACTACAGATTCCATTAATCCATCTAGCGAAGAAGTGCAGATTTCTCCTTTCGCAACATCAAATATTCTCATCTCTGTGCGCGACACAGGTATTGGTATTGAGCCTGAGTTCCAGCGCACAATTTTTGAACAATTCCGTCAAGTCGATCAATCCTCCACAAGAAAACATGGCGGAACTGGGCTAGGTTTAGCGATTACCGAGCAGCTTGTTTTGTTAATGGGTGGCACAATTTCTGTAGAAAGTGTAGTTAATCAAGGCTCAACATTTACAGTCGAATTACCTCCACGATTAAAAGACATAGAAATTACATAG